A genomic window from Streptomyces mirabilis includes:
- a CDS encoding FUSC family protein — MRTSSRIRPRSVTSWLRDRDPELAATRRAGRTALVMPALFALCSQVIGSPTMATFAAFGAFSMLLLVDFTGPMVQRLRAHLGLAVAWAVLICLGTLVADRTWLAVTAMVVIGFLVLFSGVVSSVLAGASTALLLAFILPVTSPVPFAELPARLAGAGLAAAAAMLAVTLLWPRPSEDPLSAPAARVCCAAAEQLRTDASLLAGGPSAPSTGQCRTRADEAAAAAAELRTVFDATPYRPTGLSTSSRALVRLVDELTWLSSILADSAPPLDGRPACDIDARSVRRAAAAVLDEVAALLDAPRGSPDELHAASESLRKAMADMERNATTRLPVRGGGAGTPSQVHPVIGALDLSFRAQELGFATLQIADNVALAAAAERRSWFERLLGREPDAVTRPLAAARERAAAHLQPGSVWLHNSLRGALGLGIAVGLANVTSVQHSFWVLLGTLSVLRSNALNTGQNAVRALGGTLAGSIIGTGLLQLIGHHGTALWFLLPLAVLLAGIAPAAISFAAGQASFTITLVILFNIGQDPDWHIVLLRIQDIAIGCAVSVLVGLFFWPRGATAAVDRALAEAYTDSARYLAGAVQYAVGHCGSAPAPTSAEGALREGVEAAAAARRLDDAFRSYLAERGAKPVPLADMTTLVTGIVGLRLAADAVLGLWRRACEPDSEPNRAEAGLVLLSTAGQISGWYQDLAAGLGHSAPVRDPLPRNPAAEAQLVESLRRDLSDEHGQATDTAVRIIWTADHLDAARRLQPSLVAAARPDGPS; from the coding sequence GTGCGGACATCCAGTCGAATCCGTCCCCGGTCGGTCACGTCGTGGCTGCGCGACCGTGATCCCGAGCTGGCGGCGACCCGGCGTGCCGGGCGGACGGCGCTCGTCATGCCCGCGCTGTTCGCCCTGTGCAGCCAGGTCATCGGGTCACCGACGATGGCGACCTTCGCCGCGTTCGGTGCGTTCTCGATGCTGCTGCTCGTGGATTTCACCGGTCCGATGGTGCAGCGGCTACGCGCCCACCTCGGCCTCGCGGTGGCCTGGGCCGTCCTGATCTGTCTGGGTACGCTCGTGGCCGACAGGACCTGGCTCGCGGTCACCGCGATGGTCGTCATCGGTTTCCTGGTGCTGTTCTCCGGGGTGGTCAGCTCCGTCCTCGCGGGCGCCTCGACCGCACTGCTGCTGGCCTTCATCCTCCCGGTGACCTCGCCCGTCCCGTTCGCGGAGCTTCCCGCCCGGCTCGCGGGAGCGGGCCTCGCGGCAGCCGCCGCCATGCTCGCGGTCACCCTGCTGTGGCCCCGTCCCAGCGAGGACCCCCTCAGCGCACCCGCCGCCCGGGTCTGCTGTGCGGCCGCCGAGCAACTGCGCACCGACGCGTCCCTCCTGGCCGGCGGGCCTTCCGCGCCGAGCACCGGTCAGTGCCGTACCAGAGCCGACGAGGCCGCCGCGGCGGCGGCCGAGCTGCGCACCGTCTTCGACGCCACCCCGTACCGCCCCACCGGCCTGTCCACCAGCTCGCGCGCCCTCGTCCGTCTGGTCGACGAACTGACCTGGCTCAGCAGCATCCTCGCCGACAGCGCGCCCCCGCTCGACGGTCGACCGGCCTGCGACATCGACGCCCGGTCCGTACGCCGGGCCGCCGCGGCCGTACTCGACGAGGTGGCCGCACTGCTCGACGCCCCGCGCGGCTCACCGGACGAGCTGCACGCGGCCTCGGAGAGTCTGCGCAAGGCCATGGCCGACATGGAGCGCAACGCCACCACCCGGCTGCCCGTGCGCGGGGGCGGCGCCGGCACACCCTCGCAGGTGCACCCCGTCATCGGAGCGCTGGACCTTTCGTTCCGCGCGCAGGAGCTGGGTTTCGCGACGCTGCAGATCGCGGACAACGTGGCCCTGGCCGCGGCCGCCGAACGCCGCAGCTGGTTCGAACGTCTGCTGGGCCGCGAGCCCGACGCCGTGACCCGACCGCTGGCGGCGGCGCGCGAGCGAGCCGCCGCCCACCTTCAGCCGGGGTCCGTCTGGCTGCACAACAGCCTGCGCGGCGCGCTCGGCCTCGGCATAGCGGTCGGCCTCGCCAACGTGACCAGCGTCCAGCACTCGTTCTGGGTGCTCCTGGGAACCCTGTCCGTGCTGCGCTCGAACGCCCTCAACACCGGGCAGAACGCGGTCCGCGCCCTGGGCGGCACCCTCGCGGGTTCGATCATCGGCACCGGGCTGCTGCAACTGATCGGCCACCACGGCACGGCGCTCTGGTTTCTGCTGCCCCTCGCCGTGCTCCTTGCCGGTATCGCCCCCGCCGCCATCTCCTTCGCCGCCGGCCAGGCGTCCTTCACCATCACCCTCGTCATCCTGTTCAACATCGGCCAGGACCCCGACTGGCACATCGTGCTGCTGCGGATCCAGGACATCGCCATCGGCTGCGCGGTGAGCGTGCTGGTGGGCCTGTTCTTCTGGCCGCGCGGCGCCACGGCGGCCGTCGACCGGGCGCTCGCCGAGGCGTACACGGACAGCGCCCGGTATCTGGCGGGCGCGGTACAGTACGCCGTCGGCCACTGCGGCAGCGCCCCCGCGCCCACGTCTGCCGAGGGCGCGCTGCGGGAGGGCGTCGAAGCGGCCGCGGCCGCGCGCAGACTCGACGACGCGTTCCGCAGCTATCTGGCCGAACGCGGCGCCAAACCGGTTCCCCTGGCCGACATGACCACCCTGGTCACCGGCATCGTGGGGCTGCGCCTCGCGGCGGACGCGGTCCTGGGGCTGTGGCGACGCGCCTGCGAACCGGACAGCGAGCCGAACCGGGCGGAAGCGGGCCTCGTCCTGCTGAGCACCGCCGGCCAGATCTCCGGCTGGTACCAGGATCTGGCGGCCGGTCTCGGGCACAGCGCCCCCGTCCGGGATCCGCTGCCGCGCAACCCCGCGGCCGAGGCACAGCTGGTCGAATCCCTCCGCCGCGACCTGAGCGACGAGCATGGGCAGGCCACGGACACGGCCGTCCGCATCATCTGGACCGCCGACCACCTCGACGCCGCCCGCCGGCTCCAGCCCAGTCTGGTCGCCGCGGCGAGGCCCGACGGTCCTTCCTGA
- a CDS encoding carbonic anhydrase translates to MDRAGHPDRRVLLVGGLVAATVTLAGCSPTSAASSVTTAPPEPPPTTPAAAFTRLMEGNKRWVSGELRHPDRDPDRRQFVAEKQKPFGAILSCIDSRVPPELLFDTGLGDLYVMRTGGEAIGPVVTGSVEYGPMTSGTPLIVVLGHQRCGAIEAAYNSIRDDKPLPGNLEAIAKALRPAYEQAVRVGGADPVDSMARAQVTLTAADLRSNQDLAPLVKKGALAVVGAYYSLDTGKVEVLAGAPA, encoded by the coding sequence ATGGACAGAGCGGGACATCCCGATCGCAGAGTTCTTCTCGTCGGCGGCCTCGTGGCTGCCACGGTCACGCTCGCGGGGTGTTCGCCGACGAGCGCCGCCTCGTCGGTGACCACCGCTCCGCCGGAACCGCCGCCGACCACGCCCGCCGCGGCGTTCACCAGGCTCATGGAGGGCAACAAGCGCTGGGTGAGCGGCGAACTTCGACATCCCGACCGCGATCCGGACCGGCGCCAGTTCGTGGCCGAGAAGCAGAAGCCCTTCGGGGCGATCCTCTCCTGCATCGACTCCCGGGTGCCGCCCGAACTCCTCTTCGACACCGGGCTGGGTGACCTGTACGTGATGCGTACGGGTGGGGAGGCCATCGGTCCGGTGGTCACGGGTTCCGTGGAGTACGGGCCCATGACGAGCGGCACTCCGCTCATCGTGGTGCTCGGGCATCAACGCTGCGGCGCCATCGAGGCGGCGTACAACTCCATCCGTGACGACAAACCGCTGCCCGGCAATCTGGAGGCGATCGCCAAGGCCCTGCGTCCGGCGTACGAGCAGGCGGTCCGTGTGGGCGGTGCCGACCCGGTGGATTCCATGGCCCGCGCGCAGGTCACGCTGACCGCCGCCGACCTGCGGTCCAATCAGGACCTGGCCCCCCTCGTGAAGAAGGGTGCCCTCGCCGTGGTCGGCGCCTACTACTCGCTCGACACCGGCAAGGTGGAAGTCCTGGCCGGAGCGCCCGCCTGA